The Zobellia alginiliquefaciens genome contains a region encoding:
- a CDS encoding RluA family pseudouridine synthase, which produces MWYLAPLSNADIIASTTYHIVPQLTTPIRLQEYGVGIFASVPTKSAWKKVLNKNLVTVNDTIANTATFIKGGETISLLKPLEPKTRKKLIFELKVIFEDEHLAIIHKPAGILVSGNSFKTIANALPQNLKPSCLVDATTPQPVHRLDYATTGLLLIGKTASSIRKLNLLFENKKIQKIYYAVTIGEMELSGKISSEIDGKNSESLYAVIHSVASEKYGLLNLVKIDPKTGRRHQLRKHLASIGNPILGDQTYGKEGFILKGKGLYLHAYSLEFTHPFTAEQIHVKDNLPKRFTKIFGILK; this is translated from the coding sequence TTGTGGTATCTTGCACCTTTATCTAATGCTGATATCATCGCTTCAACAACTTACCATATCGTACCCCAACTGACCACGCCTATACGACTACAAGAGTACGGTGTGGGTATTTTTGCTTCGGTACCCACAAAATCCGCATGGAAAAAAGTCCTAAATAAAAATTTGGTTACGGTAAACGATACTATTGCCAATACAGCGACTTTTATAAAGGGCGGGGAAACCATTTCTCTCTTGAAACCACTGGAACCGAAAACTCGAAAAAAACTGATTTTTGAGCTCAAAGTTATTTTTGAAGATGAACATCTTGCAATAATTCATAAACCTGCTGGTATTCTGGTAAGTGGCAACAGTTTTAAAACCATTGCAAACGCGCTTCCTCAAAATTTAAAACCTAGCTGTCTGGTGGACGCCACAACGCCACAGCCTGTACATAGATTGGATTATGCCACCACCGGGCTTTTGTTAATTGGAAAAACGGCTAGTAGCATTCGCAAACTCAATTTACTTTTTGAAAATAAAAAGATTCAAAAGATCTATTATGCTGTGACCATAGGAGAAATGGAGCTTTCAGGAAAAATAAGCTCCGAAATTGACGGTAAAAATTCTGAGAGCCTTTATGCTGTGATTCATTCTGTTGCTTCAGAAAAATATGGATTATTGAACTTAGTAAAAATAGACCCAAAAACGGGAAGACGCCACCAGTTGCGAAAACATTTGGCTTCTATTGGCAATCCTATTCTTGGAGACCAAACCTATGGAAAAGAAGGTTTTATTTTAAAAGGAAAAGGACTCTATCTACATGCTTATTCGCTAGAATTCACCCACCCTTTTACGGCAGAGCAAATTCATGTGAAAGACAATTTACCGAAACGATTCACTAAAATTTTCGGCATACTAAAATAG
- the thiH gene encoding 2-iminoacetate synthase ThiH, which translates to MSFRDTFDTYDWNTLEREIYTVTEADVAAVLKKESISLDDFKTLISPAAKPFLEEMAQRSHQLTKKRFGNTIQMYLPMYLSNECQNICTYCGFSMTNKIPRKTLTDAEILKEVAHIKELGYDHILLVTGEANRKVGVAYIKHAIELIKSHFSNISMEVQPMDQEEYEELMEAGLYAVLVYQETYHEATYKVHHPKGKKSNFNYRLDTPDRLGKAGIHKIGIGALFGLEDWRVDSFYTAMHLKYLQKTYWKTKYSISFPRLRPHQGDVQPKVEMTDADLVQLICAYRLLDEDVELSMSTRESETFRNNIIKLGITSISAESKTNPGGYTAEPESLEQFEISDERSTSEISEMIKKQGYEPVFKDWEIFAG; encoded by the coding sequence ATGTCCTTCAGAGATACATTTGATACTTATGATTGGAATACGTTGGAACGGGAAATTTATACCGTAACCGAAGCAGATGTTGCTGCCGTTTTAAAAAAGGAAAGTATTTCTTTGGATGATTTTAAAACGCTGATTTCTCCGGCCGCTAAACCTTTTTTAGAGGAAATGGCGCAACGGAGCCATCAATTGACCAAAAAACGTTTTGGAAATACCATACAGATGTACCTGCCAATGTACCTCTCCAACGAATGCCAAAATATTTGTACCTACTGCGGATTCAGCATGACAAACAAAATCCCAAGAAAAACACTTACGGATGCTGAAATTTTAAAAGAAGTAGCCCATATCAAAGAATTGGGATACGACCATATTTTATTGGTAACCGGTGAAGCGAACAGAAAAGTGGGCGTCGCTTATATAAAACATGCCATCGAGTTGATAAAATCGCATTTCTCCAATATAAGTATGGAGGTGCAGCCCATGGACCAAGAAGAATATGAGGAGTTGATGGAGGCTGGGTTGTACGCCGTTTTGGTGTATCAAGAGACCTATCATGAAGCTACATATAAAGTGCATCATCCTAAAGGGAAGAAATCCAACTTCAATTACCGATTGGATACGCCAGATAGATTGGGAAAAGCAGGAATACATAAAATAGGAATAGGTGCTTTGTTCGGTTTGGAAGACTGGCGTGTGGATAGTTTTTATACGGCCATGCACTTAAAATATTTGCAAAAGACGTATTGGAAAACGAAGTATAGCATTTCATTTCCGAGATTGCGGCCACACCAAGGGGATGTGCAGCCGAAGGTTGAAATGACCGATGCCGATTTAGTTCAACTTATTTGTGCTTACAGGCTGTTGGATGAAGATGTAGAACTTTCAATGTCAACACGGGAAAGTGAAACGTTCCGAAACAACATCATTAAATTAGGTATAACTTCGATTAGTGCAGAGTCCAAAACCAACCCCGGTGGGTACACTGCCGAACCGGAATCTTTGGAGCAATTTGAAATTTCCGATGAGCGTTCCACTTCCGAGATCAGCGAAATGATTAAGAAACAAGGATATGAGCCTGTTTTTAAAGATTGGGAGATTTTTGCAGGGTAG
- a CDS encoding OmpA family protein produces the protein MKKARYIFCGLAVMTMVSQAQEKKIKKADTKFTNYAYASAISSYEDLVEDGYTEEEIFKNLGNANYLNANYQEASNWYGQLFQLGITDIDPEYMYRYAQTLKSLEKYEASDIWMNKFKTARSNDQRALAFGNNLDYLDQIEERSGRYELKNLALNSKVSDFAPSFYGKDLVFSTARDSGRISKNIHRWNNGAFLNLYKATGDDQGNFTALEKLDRKLNKKTHESSTAFTKDGQTMYFTRNNSDNGKFSRDEEGISRLKIYRANLLDGEWGNITELPFNGDGYSVAHPTLNKDETKLFFASDMPGTAGESDIFSVEINKDGTFGAPQNLGPQINTEARETFPFVTESNILYFSSDGHPGLGGLDVFATDLKNDSGKVINVGRPLNGEEDDFSYIVNEETKKGYFASNREGGLGSDDIYGFLETESLDFTCHTNITGTVKDKTTGALLANASIKVYDSKKNLMASSETNANGEFAMEGDCTDGNYRIVATKADYDEGDKMFATVNAQDATGIEVVLAQADKSAPVGTDLAKYLNIEPIYFDFDKHFIRDDARISINKVLAYLNEYPNVKVQVRSHTDSRANDSYNMQLSANRAKSTAEYLVGQGIAENRISFEGFGETQLTNDCSNGVPCTKEQHQMNRRSEFIVVE, from the coding sequence ATGAAAAAAGCAAGATATATATTCTGTGGCCTAGCGGTAATGACCATGGTCTCTCAGGCACAAGAGAAAAAGATAAAAAAAGCGGATACCAAGTTTACGAACTACGCCTACGCCTCGGCAATAAGTTCTTATGAGGATTTAGTGGAGGATGGGTATACGGAAGAGGAGATCTTCAAAAACCTGGGCAACGCGAACTATTTGAACGCGAACTATCAAGAAGCTTCCAATTGGTACGGTCAATTGTTCCAGTTAGGGATAACGGATATAGACCCAGAATATATGTACCGCTACGCCCAAACGCTAAAGTCCTTGGAAAAGTACGAGGCTTCCGATATTTGGATGAACAAGTTTAAGACGGCAAGATCTAATGATCAACGGGCACTGGCATTTGGTAACAACCTGGATTATTTGGACCAGATCGAGGAACGCTCGGGAAGATACGAGCTAAAAAATCTAGCACTGAATTCAAAAGTATCGGATTTTGCACCTTCTTTTTATGGAAAGGACCTGGTCTTTTCCACAGCAAGAGACAGCGGACGGATATCCAAAAACATCCATAGATGGAACAACGGAGCCTTTCTAAACCTTTACAAAGCTACGGGAGACGATCAAGGTAACTTTACGGCTTTGGAAAAGCTGGACCGAAAACTGAACAAGAAAACACATGAATCCTCTACGGCCTTTACCAAAGATGGGCAGACCATGTATTTTACCCGTAATAACTCGGACAATGGTAAATTCTCCAGGGATGAGGAAGGGATAAGTAGACTGAAGATATACAGGGCCAATCTTTTAGACGGGGAATGGGGCAATATCACAGAGTTACCTTTTAACGGAGACGGTTACTCCGTGGCGCACCCAACGCTCAATAAGGACGAAACAAAACTGTTCTTTGCATCGGATATGCCGGGAACAGCTGGGGAGTCCGATATATTTTCCGTGGAAATCAACAAAGACGGAACTTTTGGGGCACCACAAAATTTAGGGCCACAAATAAATACAGAGGCTAGGGAGACCTTTCCTTTTGTAACAGAATCCAATATTCTTTATTTTTCATCGGACGGACATCCGGGTTTGGGCGGTCTTGATGTATTCGCTACAGACCTAAAGAATGATAGTGGCAAGGTCATTAACGTAGGAAGGCCATTGAATGGTGAAGAAGATGATTTTTCGTACATAGTAAATGAAGAAACAAAAAAAGGATACTTCGCCTCCAATCGTGAAGGTGGATTAGGTAGTGACGACATTTATGGTTTCTTAGAGACGGAATCTTTGGATTTTACCTGCCACACCAATATTACGGGTACGGTTAAGGATAAAACAACAGGAGCATTGCTGGCCAACGCCTCCATAAAAGTGTATGATAGCAAAAAGAACCTAATGGCGAGTTCCGAAACGAATGCCAACGGCGAATTTGCCATGGAGGGCGACTGTACTGACGGGAACTATAGAATTGTGGCCACGAAGGCGGATTATGATGAGGGAGACAAGATGTTCGCTACGGTCAATGCGCAAGACGCTACGGGTATAGAGGTAGTATTGGCGCAAGCGGATAAATCGGCACCAGTTGGGACGGACCTTGCGAAGTATCTGAATATTGAACCGATCTATTTTGATTTTGACAAGCACTTTATCCGTGATGATGCACGCATCAGTATAAACAAAGTACTGGCGTATTTGAACGAATACCCGAACGTAAAGGTACAGGTACGATCGCATACGGACTCTCGTGCGAACGACAGTTACAATATGCAACTCTCTGCAAATAGGGCCAAGTCTACTGCAGAATACTTAGTAGGGCAGGGTATTGCTGAGAACCGTATCTCCTTTGAAGGTTTTGGCGAGACCCAGTTGACCAACGATTGTAGCAACGGGGTGCCCTGTACCAAGGAACAGCACCAGATGAATAGACGATCGGAGTTTATAGTAGTAGAATAG
- a CDS encoding thiazole synthase, whose protein sequence is MKDVLQIADKTFNSRLFTGTGKFSSSEKMREAILASESELVTVALKRVEVENKADDMLTSLNAEHINLLPNTSGVRTAKEAVFAAQLAREALETNWMKLEIHPDPRYLLPDPVETLKATEELVKLGFVVMPYIHADPVLCKRLEDVGVQCVMPLGAPIGSNKGLKTDDFLKIIMEQSNVPVIVDAGIGAPSHAAYAMELGADAVLVNTAIAVSQSPVEMAIAFKMAVEAGRMAYRAKLAPMKEVAEASSPLTSFLN, encoded by the coding sequence ATGAAAGATGTACTTCAAATAGCGGATAAGACTTTTAACTCCAGATTATTTACTGGTACGGGTAAGTTTTCAAGTTCCGAGAAGATGCGAGAGGCTATTTTAGCTTCTGAAAGCGAATTGGTTACCGTGGCATTAAAAAGGGTAGAAGTAGAGAACAAGGCTGATGATATGCTTACGAGTTTGAATGCGGAACATATCAACCTATTGCCAAATACTTCTGGAGTGAGGACAGCTAAAGAGGCCGTTTTTGCAGCACAATTGGCACGTGAGGCTTTAGAAACGAATTGGATGAAATTAGAGATTCATCCTGACCCCAGATATCTATTGCCAGACCCTGTTGAAACCCTAAAAGCTACCGAAGAATTGGTGAAACTAGGTTTTGTAGTGATGCCCTACATTCACGCCGATCCGGTATTATGCAAGCGATTGGAAGATGTGGGTGTGCAGTGCGTTATGCCTTTGGGAGCGCCTATTGGCAGTAATAAAGGTTTAAAAACCGATGATTTTCTCAAAATAATTATGGAACAGAGCAATGTACCTGTTATAGTTGATGCCGGTATTGGAGCGCCGTCGCATGCCGCTTATGCCATGGAATTGGGTGCAGATGCAGTTTTGGTGAACACAGCCATAGCAGTTTCCCAAAGTCCGGTTGAAATGGCAATAGCGTTTAAAATGGCCGTGGAAGCAGGTCGGATGGCCTACCGAGCTAAACTGGCACCAATGAAAGAAGTTGCCGAAGCGAGTAGCCCGTTGACCTCATTTTTAAATTAG
- a CDS encoding sensor histidine kinase, translating into MGEKNLIDSNTDDFGQVEKDKIIERQLRFQELLISISTTYINTDLSNIDEVLNKSLKQIGEFVEADRSYIFSYDLVNRTTSNTYEWCNTGIEAEIDNLQNIPIEFLTQWLDAHKKGEALYIEDVSQLPDGGENSVRGILEPQGIKSLIAIPKIKNNELIGFIGFDSVRKINKFSENEKEILFVFANMLVNVIQRKEHEELIKEQERKKEELLKSLSLQNEQLNEYAHAVSHDLKAPLVNINTLISWFIDDNKEALSEDSFEPLHKVLFNVEKMDQIIKGILDYSTIDKLESDDRQIDINGLIGEVLKTITVPDNIKISVQENMPKLIGSTWKFEKVFQNLITNSIKYSDKEQGVIEIGFTENNEFYEFFVKDNGIGINPDYFERIFKVFTKLESTSSSSGIGLSIVKKIVEYHSGKIWVESQEGSGSTFYFTILKK; encoded by the coding sequence ATGGGCGAAAAGAATCTAATTGATAGTAATACAGATGATTTTGGACAGGTTGAGAAAGATAAAATTATAGAGCGCCAATTACGTTTTCAAGAGTTATTAATCAGTATTTCTACCACATACATTAATACGGATTTATCAAATATAGATGAGGTTCTAAACAAATCTTTAAAACAAATTGGTGAATTTGTAGAAGCGGACAGAAGCTATATTTTTTCTTATGACTTGGTCAATCGGACTACTTCTAATACCTATGAATGGTGTAATACGGGAATAGAGGCGGAGATTGATAATTTGCAAAATATTCCTATTGAGTTTCTTACCCAATGGCTGGACGCCCATAAAAAAGGTGAAGCCTTGTATATAGAAGATGTTAGCCAGTTACCTGATGGTGGAGAAAATAGTGTGCGTGGAATTTTAGAACCTCAAGGCATTAAAAGTCTAATTGCCATACCAAAGATTAAAAACAATGAATTAATCGGGTTTATTGGTTTTGATTCGGTTAGAAAAATTAACAAGTTTTCCGAAAATGAGAAGGAAATTCTTTTTGTGTTCGCAAATATGCTGGTAAATGTTATCCAAAGAAAAGAGCACGAAGAACTTATTAAAGAACAAGAACGGAAAAAGGAAGAATTGCTAAAAAGTTTATCACTTCAGAATGAGCAGTTAAATGAGTATGCTCATGCCGTTTCTCATGACTTAAAGGCCCCGTTAGTAAATATAAACACCTTAATTAGTTGGTTTATAGATGATAATAAAGAGGCGCTGAGCGAAGATTCATTTGAGCCATTGCATAAAGTTCTCTTTAATGTGGAGAAAATGGACCAAATTATTAAAGGTATTTTAGATTATTCAACAATTGATAAATTAGAGTCTGATGACAGGCAAATTGATATTAACGGATTGATAGGTGAGGTTCTAAAGACGATTACGGTACCGGATAATATAAAAATTTCTGTACAGGAAAATATGCCAAAACTGATTGGCAGTACTTGGAAGTTTGAGAAAGTCTTTCAAAACTTAATTACCAATAGCATAAAGTATAGCGATAAAGAGCAAGGAGTCATTGAAATTGGATTTACTGAAAACAATGAGTTTTACGAGTTTTTTGTAAAAGATAATGGAATTGGAATCAATCCTGATTATTTTGAACGAATATTCAAGGTTTTTACAAAATTAGAAAGTACCAGTTCCTCT
- the thiE gene encoding thiamine phosphate synthase, with translation MNIPKLHYISQGKTPEEHLENIQKACTSGAELVQLRLKNVKKNVVLKTAEKAREITAHYQTRLIINDHYQIAKEVKADGVHLGKTDADPAVARKLLGEYYMIGGTANTLDDCLALVKKGVDYIGLGPFRFTTTKENLSPIIPLMGYHSIVEELKSDTPIIAIGGITLDDVPAILKTKVHGIAASGEITRDFNKINAFHQLLKAPSANEQVWNSETKF, from the coding sequence ATGAACATACCAAAATTACATTATATATCTCAAGGAAAGACACCTGAAGAACATCTTGAAAACATTCAGAAGGCATGTACATCAGGAGCGGAATTAGTACAATTGCGCTTGAAGAACGTAAAGAAAAATGTGGTGTTGAAGACCGCGGAGAAAGCAAGGGAGATTACCGCTCATTATCAAACGAGATTGATAATTAACGACCATTATCAAATTGCCAAAGAGGTTAAAGCAGATGGAGTTCATTTGGGGAAAACTGATGCCGACCCAGCAGTAGCCAGAAAACTGCTAGGTGAATATTACATGATCGGTGGTACGGCAAATACACTAGATGATTGCTTGGCCTTAGTGAAGAAGGGAGTCGATTATATAGGTCTTGGGCCTTTTCGTTTTACGACAACAAAAGAAAATCTGAGTCCGATTATCCCACTTATGGGGTATCATAGTATCGTAGAAGAGTTGAAGTCCGATACGCCCATAATTGCCATCGGTGGCATCACTTTAGATGATGTTCCGGCAATATTAAAAACAAAGGTGCACGGTATTGCAGCATCAGGAGAAATTACACGTGACTTCAATAAAATAAATGCTTTTCACCAATTATTGAAAGCACCTAGTGCAAACGAGCAAGTTTGGAATAGCGAAACAAAATTTTAG
- a CDS encoding thiamine phosphate synthase: MVVLIAPETDVTNELELLNKLFQEGLEYYHLRKPNKDYEGHLAYLKRIDKKYHNRIITHLHHELISEFDLKGIHFQEQKRRTIFQSGREKKQSTDETIKAYISSLGAERAKVKTISSSFHEPEQLQDCTFAFDYHLLSPVFSSISKKGYEGRGFDVNHIDKKIIGMGGVTQNNLLEIQKLGFQGVGVLGGIWNSKTPIEDFKAMQEFYRNT, from the coding sequence ATGGTTGTTCTGATTGCCCCTGAAACCGATGTGACCAATGAATTGGAGCTGCTAAATAAGTTGTTTCAAGAAGGATTGGAATATTATCACCTACGTAAACCTAATAAGGATTACGAGGGGCATTTAGCATATTTGAAAAGAATTGATAAAAAATATCATAACCGAATTATAACACACCTTCATCATGAGTTGATAAGTGAATTTGATTTAAAGGGAATCCATTTTCAAGAGCAGAAGAGGAGAACTATTTTTCAATCCGGAAGAGAAAAGAAGCAGAGCACCGACGAGACAATAAAAGCATATATTTCGTCATTGGGAGCGGAGAGGGCGAAGGTCAAAACTATAAGTTCTTCCTTTCATGAACCTGAACAGTTGCAGGACTGTACCTTTGCTTTTGATTACCATTTGTTGAGTCCCGTGTTTTCATCCATATCAAAAAAAGGATATGAAGGCAGGGGTTTTGATGTAAACCATATCGATAAAAAAATCATTGGTATGGGTGGGGTGACCCAAAACAATTTGCTTGAAATTCAAAAATTGGGATTTCAAGGTGTTGGGGTTTTAGGAGGAATTTGGAACAGTAAAACGCCTATTGAAGATTTTAAGGCGATGCAAGAATTTTATAGAAATACGTAA
- the thiS gene encoding sulfur carrier protein ThiS — protein sequence MITIHMNQKRLEVNPKTTIYQFLNQIDSSLNGVAVAINEQVVSKSDWQTQELKDQDQILVIQAAQGG from the coding sequence ATGATAACGATTCACATGAACCAAAAACGGTTAGAGGTCAACCCGAAAACTACCATTTATCAATTTCTCAATCAAATTGATTCTTCACTAAATGGTGTTGCCGTTGCTATTAACGAACAAGTTGTATCCAAAAGTGATTGGCAGACCCAAGAACTGAAAGACCAAGATCAGATTTTGGTCATTCAAGCTGCGCAAGGTGGTTAA
- the thiC gene encoding phosphomethylpyrimidine synthase ThiC, with protein MKNKDTAPKEGQITRQPFPNSKKIYVNGKIHPELKVAMREIELSDTKDSLTGKLTPNEPVTVYDTSGPYTDPEKDINVHKGIERIREKWVLDRNDVEQLDSFSSEYCNQRLNDTSLDHMRFSHLRMPLRAKKGKNVTQLHYAKQGIITPEMEYIAIRENQRIDEMTEIVKQHKGEHFGAAIPSKITPEFVREEVARGRAVIPSNINHPEAEPMILGRNFLVKINANIGNSATTSSIEEEVEKAVWACRWGADNIMDLSTGQNIHETREWIIRNSPVPVGTVPIYQALEKVNGVAEDLTWEIFKDTLIEQAEQGVDYFTIHAGVLLRYVPMTAKRVTGIVSRGGSIMAKWCLAHHKESFLYTHFEDICEILKQYDVAFSLGDGLRPGSVADANDEAQFAELETLGELTQIARKHEVQCFIEGPGHVPMHMIKENMEKQIEVCDEAPFYTLGPLTTDIAPGYDHITSGIGAAMIGWFGCAMLCYVTPKEHLGLPNKDDVRTGVVTYKLAAHAADLAKGHPGAQHRDNALSKARFEFRWEDQFNLGLDPELAREYHDETLPADGAKIAHFCSMCGPKFCSMKISQEVRDFAAENDIIDNEVIQKGMEEKSQEFKDKGSEVYL; from the coding sequence ATGAAAAACAAAGACACTGCACCAAAAGAAGGTCAAATTACAAGACAGCCCTTTCCAAATTCAAAGAAAATTTATGTAAATGGAAAAATTCACCCAGAGCTTAAAGTGGCTATGCGTGAGATTGAGCTGAGCGATACCAAAGATTCTTTAACGGGAAAATTGACTCCGAACGAGCCTGTAACTGTATATGATACTTCGGGTCCGTATACAGATCCAGAGAAGGATATAAACGTGCATAAAGGAATTGAGCGGATTCGTGAAAAATGGGTTTTAGACCGAAATGATGTAGAGCAATTAGATAGCTTTTCTTCGGAATATTGCAACCAACGTTTAAACGATACCAGTTTAGACCATATGCGTTTTTCGCATCTGAGAATGCCTTTGCGCGCAAAAAAAGGAAAGAATGTTACTCAGTTACATTATGCAAAACAAGGCATTATTACCCCAGAAATGGAATACATTGCCATTCGTGAGAATCAGCGAATAGATGAAATGACAGAGATTGTAAAACAACACAAAGGAGAGCATTTTGGTGCTGCTATTCCGTCTAAAATAACGCCGGAATTTGTTCGTGAAGAAGTGGCTCGTGGGCGTGCAGTGATTCCCTCAAACATCAATCACCCTGAAGCGGAGCCTATGATATTAGGTCGTAATTTCTTGGTAAAGATTAACGCAAATATCGGTAACTCGGCCACAACCTCTTCTATTGAGGAAGAAGTAGAAAAGGCAGTTTGGGCTTGCCGTTGGGGAGCGGATAATATAATGGACCTTTCAACTGGTCAAAACATACACGAAACCCGCGAGTGGATAATTCGTAATTCACCGGTACCAGTGGGGACAGTGCCTATTTATCAAGCGTTGGAAAAGGTAAACGGGGTTGCTGAAGACCTAACTTGGGAGATTTTTAAAGATACCCTAATTGAACAGGCCGAACAGGGTGTGGATTATTTTACCATTCATGCAGGCGTATTGTTGCGTTATGTACCAATGACCGCAAAAAGGGTAACTGGTATCGTTTCCCGCGGCGGTTCTATTATGGCAAAATGGTGTTTGGCGCATCACAAAGAGAGCTTTTTGTATACCCATTTTGAAGATATTTGTGAGATTCTAAAACAATATGATGTAGCATTCTCATTGGGTGATGGGCTTAGACCTGGTTCTGTTGCCGATGCGAACGACGAAGCTCAGTTTGCTGAATTGGAAACTTTGGGTGAGTTAACACAGATTGCCAGAAAACACGAGGTACAATGTTTTATTGAAGGTCCTGGTCATGTGCCTATGCATATGATAAAGGAAAATATGGAGAAGCAAATTGAGGTTTGTGACGAAGCGCCGTTTTATACATTAGGTCCTTTAACTACGGATATTGCTCCCGGTTATGATCATATTACTTCCGGTATTGGAGCTGCCATGATTGGGTGGTTCGGTTGTGCTATGTTGTGTTATGTAACGCCTAAAGAACATTTAGGATTACCCAACAAGGATGATGTTCGCACAGGGGTTGTTACCTATAAACTGGCGGCCCATGCGGCAGATTTGGCAAAAGGGCATCCCGGTGCACAGCATCGTGACAATGCTTTGAGCAAAGCGCGATTCGAATTCCGCTGGGAGGATCAGTTCAACCTTGGTCTAGATCCGGAACTGGCACGAGAATATCATGATGAAACCTTACCTGCAGATGGTGCCAAGATTGCACATTTCTGCTCGATGTGCGGACCAAAATTCTGTTCCATGAAAATATCTCAAGAGGTACGTGATTTTGCGGCTGAAAATGACATTATTGATAATGAAGTCATTCAAAAGGGAATGGAAGAAAAATCGCAAGAATTTAAGGATAAAGGTTCAGAAGTATATTTGTAA
- a CDS encoding PorP/SprF family type IX secretion system membrane protein, translating to MKKVVTTILFLFAGLVSVFSQQDAQYTQYMYNTISVNPAYAGSRGVFSIAALHRSQWVGLDGAPTTQTLNFHTPVSGKVGLGLSIVNDEIGNGTNQDTYVDAAFSYTVNTSREGKLSFGLKAGGHLLNVDFSKLRNYGAESNLPNIDNKFSPNIGAGVYYHTDHFYAGLSVPNFLQTEHFDGSNTDASSFLAEERMNFYFITGYVFDVNQRLKFKPAALVKAVKGAPLQVDLSANFLMNDKFSLGLAYRWDAALSALFGFQLNDQLMLGLAYDREITDLGATRFNHGSFEVFLRYEFLNRYKRVITPRFF from the coding sequence ATGAAAAAAGTAGTAACAACGATCCTCTTCTTATTTGCCGGTCTGGTCTCGGTGTTTAGTCAGCAGGATGCACAGTACACACAGTACATGTATAACACCATATCGGTAAACCCGGCCTATGCAGGTTCTAGAGGGGTGTTTAGTATTGCCGCACTGCACCGCTCGCAGTGGGTGGGCCTAGATGGGGCCCCAACGACCCAGACGTTGAATTTCCATACACCGGTTTCAGGTAAAGTGGGGTTGGGCCTATCTATCGTGAACGATGAAATCGGTAACGGAACGAACCAGGATACCTATGTAGATGCGGCATTTTCCTATACGGTGAATACGTCTCGTGAGGGCAAACTGTCATTTGGTCTGAAAGCTGGCGGTCACCTTCTGAACGTAGATTTTTCTAAGTTGAGGAACTATGGAGCGGAAAGTAACCTGCCCAATATAGACAATAAGTTCTCTCCCAACATTGGAGCCGGTGTATACTACCACACGGACCATTTTTATGCGGGGCTATCGGTACCCAACTTCCTTCAGACGGAGCATTTTGACGGTTCCAATACGGATGCCAGTTCATTTCTTGCGGAGGAGCGTATGAACTTCTATTTCATTACGGGTTATGTTTTTGATGTAAACCAAAGGTTGAAGTTCAAACCTGCGGCATTGGTCAAAGCGGTAAAAGGAGCACCATTACAAGTAGACCTGAGTGCTAACTTTTTAATGAACGATAAGTTTTCGTTAGGACTTGCCTATAGATGGGACGCTGCCCTGAGTGCGCTGTTCGGGTTTCAGCTAAACGACCAGTTAATGCTGGGTCTCGCCTATGATCGAGAGATTACCGATTTAGGTGCAACGAGGTTCAATCATGGCTCTTTTGAAGTCTTCCTTAGGTACGAATTCCTGAACCGTTACAAACGAGTGATTACCCCTAGATTCTTCTAA